The following proteins come from a genomic window of Mammaliicoccus sp. Marseille-Q6498:
- a CDS encoding glycosyltransferase translates to MNQLDNLERVHFEKGISVIIPIHNGMKYIENLIQNLNELEINEARFEVIFVLNGKFQDTYQYLLNHYDEMEFDQLILISDRAGASEARNLGKQYVKYSHTTFLDVDDLLSSNYIEESYQLIKNDTILVSQIHDLLEDGTIIENNRVNKPILENCNQSYTLSNLHAILGITTCKFIPSHYLELIDFNTTLLSGEDTVFYCKLYAACNPNIEVIHPDKQVVYYRLLNAQSISRGRFSYDFNVAQRLDILDILDKLLETNLTKRVKRFIQSKYNAQTGFITRFLQQFPEKKTEIIRLLELKNYQHLNQYFINVGLAKELVIAYCFPPFMDTSGIVMAKRIAKDDKIVDIFSNDMSKNRNKDYKLKNICVDKIDSHKMSHSPVSFSNFNAMSQFIDEAFLFYMSNKDKYESLYSRALFPASHFPPLFIKLHNPNIKWVAEFSDPLLLDIKSNERYSEIIDYDMLIESLKQEPKFEPFIPYMDYNLFNLAELIPFAFADELLFTNEFQLNSMMKRFSEDIQQLIKEKSKINMHPIPDETLYEQKKHQYHLNDSSINVGYFGNFYETRSLDMLLDMVDQLMAQFHLDIHFHIFTSMNQLKQHEMERANTYSNVFINHNLPYLEFLNLSKEMDLLLLFDAQTKGYKEVNPYLPSKLSDYIGTQKAILAIVEEGSILASKEIKNLNKISYDDLESNQFIQIFNQISADIDRDIKEYDPESNETKVKSEQFELIYSLDLEINQKGSSYILKPHLPITDEKDLTMKIKNTTDSFQEVNIQTKYDDPQGILRVLSNKEEWHNVSIREFRSGVDILLSPDESFIFELKYNKSYDKESFKKAGTVIVKSTNEQVKFQDTIEVK, encoded by the coding sequence ATGAATCAACTGGATAATTTAGAGCGTGTTCATTTTGAAAAAGGGATTTCTGTCATCATTCCGATACATAATGGGATGAAATATATAGAGAACCTTATCCAAAATTTAAATGAGTTAGAAATAAATGAAGCGCGTTTTGAAGTAATATTTGTATTGAATGGAAAGTTTCAAGACACGTATCAATATTTATTAAACCATTATGATGAAATGGAATTTGATCAATTAATCTTAATATCTGATAGAGCTGGTGCTTCTGAAGCAAGAAATTTAGGAAAACAATATGTAAAATATTCGCATACTACATTTTTAGATGTGGATGATTTATTATCTTCTAATTATATTGAGGAAAGTTACCAATTAATTAAAAATGATACGATACTGGTTTCACAAATTCATGATTTGTTAGAGGATGGCACGATTATAGAAAATAACAGAGTGAATAAACCTATATTAGAAAATTGTAATCAAAGTTATACACTCTCTAATTTACATGCCATATTAGGTATTACAACTTGCAAATTTATTCCGAGTCATTACTTAGAATTGATTGATTTTAATACGACGCTATTAAGTGGCGAAGATACGGTATTTTATTGTAAGTTATATGCAGCTTGTAACCCTAATATAGAAGTGATTCATCCCGATAAGCAAGTTGTTTATTATCGACTATTGAACGCACAATCGATTTCAAGAGGAAGATTCTCATATGACTTTAATGTCGCACAAAGACTAGATATTTTAGATATTCTTGATAAACTTTTAGAAACAAATTTAACGAAACGTGTTAAACGATTTATTCAATCTAAATACAATGCGCAAACAGGTTTTATCACAAGATTTTTACAACAGTTCCCTGAAAAGAAAACCGAAATCATTCGTTTATTAGAGCTGAAAAACTACCAACATTTGAATCAATATTTCATCAATGTTGGTTTAGCTAAAGAGCTTGTAATCGCGTATTGCTTCCCTCCTTTTATGGATACAAGTGGGATTGTCATGGCTAAAAGAATAGCGAAAGATGATAAAATAGTAGATATCTTTAGTAATGATATGTCTAAAAATAGAAATAAAGATTATAAGTTAAAAAACATATGTGTAGATAAAATTGACAGTCATAAAATGTCACATAGTCCCGTAAGTTTTTCAAATTTTAATGCGATGAGTCAATTTATCGATGAAGCATTTCTATTTTATATGAGCAATAAGGATAAATATGAATCGTTGTATAGTAGAGCATTGTTCCCAGCATCTCATTTTCCACCGTTATTTATTAAATTGCACAATCCTAATATAAAATGGGTAGCTGAGTTTTCAGATCCATTATTATTAGATATTAAATCTAACGAACGATATAGTGAAATAATAGATTACGATATGTTGATTGAATCACTTAAACAAGAACCAAAGTTTGAACCGTTCATTCCATACATGGATTACAATTTATTTAATTTAGCTGAACTTATTCCATTTGCTTTTGCTGATGAATTACTTTTTACGAATGAATTTCAATTGAACAGTATGATGAAACGATTTTCTGAAGATATTCAACAACTTATAAAAGAAAAAAGTAAAATTAATATGCATCCAATACCTGATGAAACATTGTATGAACAGAAGAAACATCAATATCATTTGAATGATTCATCCATTAATGTCGGTTATTTTGGTAATTTTTATGAAACAAGAAGTTTAGATATGTTATTAGATATGGTTGATCAATTGATGGCTCAATTTCATTTGGATATACATTTTCATATTTTCACAAGTATGAATCAATTAAAGCAACATGAAATGGAACGAGCTAACACGTATTCAAATGTATTTATCAATCATAATTTGCCTTATCTTGAATTTCTTAATTTATCAAAAGAAATGGATTTATTACTATTATTTGATGCACAGACTAAAGGATACAAAGAAGTAAATCCATACTTACCATCTAAGTTAAGTGATTATATTGGTACACAGAAGGCTATACTCGCGATAGTAGAAGAAGGAAGTATACTTGCTTCAAAAGAAATAAAAAATTTAAATAAAATATCTTATGATGATTTAGAATCCAATCAATTCATTCAAATATTTAATCAAATCTCAGCAGACATTGATAGAGATATAAAAGAATATGATCCGGAAAGTAATGAAACAAAGGTTAAGTCAGAGCAATTTGAGCTCATTTATTCATTAGATTTAGAAATCAATCAAAAAGGTAGTAGCTATATATTGAAACCTCATTTACCCATCACAGATGAAAAAGATTTAACGATGAAAATTAAAAACACAACCGATTCATTTCAAGAAGTCAATATCCAAACTAAATACGATGACCCACAAGGCATTTTGCGTGTTTTAAGTAATAAAGAAGAATGGCATAATGTAAGTATTAGAGAATTTAGAAGCGGAGTAGATATCTTATTATCACCTGATGAATCATTTATATTCGAATTAAAATACAATAAAAGTTATGATAAAGAATCATTTAAAAAGGCAGGAACAGTTATCGTAAAATCTACGAATGAACAAGTAAAATTTCAAGATACCATTGAAGTAAAATAA